A genomic stretch from Candidatus Brocadiaceae bacterium includes:
- a CDS encoding radical SAM protein produces the protein MQIEFVERKGYVLSRSTLKCLSQVASVNPALGCVHQCAYCYARGYTLYPGDDKVLVYGNMGEKLKKELLRRRTLPAYVFFSPACDALQPIPQALDVTYDLMTILFEHGIGVNLLTKGRVSRKILSLFEKHKKLVHIQIGITTLNREIQKRIEPYAATPRERMRNIERLRAAGIVPEIKLDPLIPGITDTESNLKTLFQALQKLEIHSAGINYLFLRPKIKKNLYHKLKNTSFLPEILSHYQKGKPLSLQAEKSRVFALGINYRKQAYARISSWAENYGIRAYVCGCKNPDITEEPLCGATWSHHFTTKSTAIC, from the coding sequence ATGCAGATAGAATTTGTTGAACGCAAAGGGTATGTGCTGAGCAGGTCCACGTTAAAGTGTCTTAGTCAGGTAGCCTCAGTAAACCCTGCTTTAGGGTGTGTGCACCAATGTGCGTACTGCTACGCACGGGGCTACACTCTTTATCCGGGAGATGATAAGGTTCTGGTGTATGGGAACATGGGAGAAAAATTAAAAAAGGAACTCCTCCGGCGCCGCACGTTGCCCGCGTACGTTTTTTTCAGTCCTGCATGCGATGCCCTTCAACCCATTCCTCAGGCGCTTGATGTAACGTACGATTTGATGACTATTTTATTTGAACATGGTATTGGCGTAAACCTTCTCACAAAGGGCAGGGTTTCCCGGAAAATTCTGAGTTTGTTTGAAAAACATAAAAAACTGGTTCATATTCAAATTGGCATTACCACCTTGAATCGCGAGATTCAGAAACGTATAGAACCATATGCTGCGACACCACGGGAAAGGATGCGGAATATCGAACGCCTCCGCGCTGCCGGCATTGTGCCGGAAATTAAGTTGGACCCGCTTATTCCCGGTATAACCGACACGGAATCAAATTTAAAAACACTCTTTCAGGCACTTCAGAAGTTAGAGATACATTCTGCGGGGATTAATTATCTTTTCCTGAGACCCAAGATTAAGAAGAATCTGTACCATAAACTGAAAAACACTTCTTTTCTTCCTGAAATACTATCACACTATCAAAAGGGAAAGCCTCTTTCCTTGCAGGCAGAAAAGTCCCGGGTGTTTGCCCTTGGCATAAACTACCGGAAACAGGCTTACGCGCGTATTTCATCATGGGCGGAAAATTACGGTATCCGTGCCTATGTGTGTGGTTGTAAAAACCCCGATATTACGGAAGAACCTTTATGCGGCGCTACCTGGTCTCATCATTTTACTACGAAGTCAACTGCCATCTGCTAA
- a CDS encoding type IV pilus twitching motility protein PilT produces the protein MDILELLAFAKKEYASDIHVSSGEPPMIRIHGEMRKIDMPPLSKEDVHKMLYDTLNDQQRKTYEEHKELDFAIALPDIGRFRVNSFVQSRGESIVFRAIPTEIPTLEQLSMPQILADLTRKKKGLILVTGPTGSGKSTTMAAMLNLINQAEKGHILTVEDPIEFVHQSKNCLVNQRELGQHTHSFANALRSALREDPDVILVGEMRDLETISLALTAAETGHLVFGTLHTSSAPKTIDRVIDVFPAEQQAQVRAMMSESLQAVVTQQLLRKKEGGRIAALEIMIGTAAVRNLIRENKISQLPSAIQTGKQYGMQTMDHALLSLYKSGVVDKGAIEKLVTNANVLDGVK, from the coding sequence ATGGACATCCTGGAGTTGCTGGCATTTGCAAAAAAAGAATATGCTTCAGATATTCATGTGAGCTCCGGAGAACCACCGATGATCCGCATCCATGGAGAAATGAGAAAAATTGATATGCCGCCTTTAAGCAAGGAGGATGTGCATAAGATGTTGTATGATACGTTAAACGATCAACAACGAAAGACCTATGAGGAACATAAGGAGCTGGATTTTGCAATAGCATTGCCGGATATAGGGCGTTTCAGGGTTAACTCCTTTGTTCAAAGCAGAGGAGAGTCTATCGTGTTCAGAGCGATACCGACGGAAATTCCAACATTAGAACAGCTTTCCATGCCTCAGATTTTAGCTGATTTAACAAGAAAGAAAAAAGGACTCATTCTTGTCACGGGTCCTACCGGCAGCGGAAAATCCACCACCATGGCAGCAATGCTTAATTTAATCAATCAGGCAGAAAAAGGACATATCCTCACGGTTGAAGACCCCATTGAATTTGTCCATCAGTCTAAAAACTGTCTCGTTAACCAGAGGGAATTGGGACAACATACCCACAGCTTTGCGAATGCCTTACGGTCAGCTCTGCGTGAAGACCCGGACGTAATACTGGTTGGCGAAATGAGGGATCTGGAAACCATTAGCCTTGCTCTTACCGCCGCAGAAACCGGACATTTGGTCTTCGGGACGCTCCATACATCAAGCGCACCAAAAACAATAGACAGGGTTATTGATGTATTTCCCGCGGAGCAACAGGCACAGGTACGTGCCATGATGTCAGAATCTCTTCAAGCAGTGGTTACCCAACAGCTTTTGAGGAAAAAAGAGGGCGGGCGCATTGCGGCGCTGGAAATTATGATAGGCACCGCAGCGGTAAGAAACTTGATTCGTGAGAATAAGATCTCCCAACTGCCCTCTGCTATTCAAACAGGAAAACAATACGGTATGCAGACCATGGACCATGCCCTGCTGTCACTCTATAAGAGCGGTGTGGTTGACAAAGGGGCAATAGAAAAGCTGGTAACCAATGCAAATGTATTAGACGGTGTAAAATAA
- a CDS encoding CBS domain-containing protein, producing MGFQVIFEGEITPLKPVMRPAERRVTKLEKTSNYYKVAEGKESLPEKEQILQHQQPKNRIPQNIYKQKREKRPVLLANQIMTFPVKTLTSEATVFEVRKIFLQSRFRYIPVLSKEKKLIGIISDRDIFSEMENFYTVDSGSSKSTQFHMTQSRKELLNLLSQKKTIKGIFKTQVIAASPETEVRQIARVLIREQIGSMPIIKEEGDLAGIITRSDVLRVLVGQSSLDLWL from the coding sequence ATGGGATTTCAGGTGATTTTTGAGGGCGAGATAACGCCTCTTAAGCCGGTAATGCGACCAGCGGAGAGACGCGTGACAAAGCTGGAAAAAACTTCAAACTATTACAAGGTTGCTGAAGGAAAAGAATCTTTACCCGAAAAAGAACAGATACTTCAACACCAGCAACCAAAGAATCGCATACCACAAAATATTTACAAACAGAAAAGAGAAAAGAGGCCGGTCCTCCTTGCAAACCAGATAATGACCTTTCCAGTAAAAACCCTTACTTCAGAAGCAACGGTGTTCGAGGTGCGAAAAATTTTTCTCCAAAGCAGGTTCCGCTATATCCCTGTCCTCTCCAAAGAAAAAAAACTCATCGGGATCATATCCGATAGAGACATATTCAGTGAAATGGAAAATTTTTATACTGTAGACTCCGGTTCATCAAAAAGTACCCAATTCCACATGACCCAGAGCCGCAAAGAATTACTCAACCTGCTGTCACAGAAGAAAACCATTAAGGGAATTTTTAAAACGCAGGTGATTGCAGCGAGCCCTGAAACTGAGGTTCGACAAATTGCCAGGGTGTTAATCAGAGAACAGATAGGATCCATGCCGATAATAAAGGAGGAGGGAGATCTGGCGGGTATTATTACCAGAAGTGATGTTTTACGGGTGCTTGTCGGTCAATCAAGTCTTGATTTATGGCTTTAA
- a CDS encoding TldD/PmbA family protein, producing the protein MGKIEETVMALALKQTPFVEIIYEEGESRSVSFENNKLKYVNTKSIRGIGLRVIKEGRIGFSCTTDFRKPEKLVTNAIESSQFGQEAAFEFPPQSSYPQINLFDRQVIDFPIHTCIEIGKEAIEKARAVNSDYECSVGIGKGFETMRLINSNGLDYSATTTSFGFGIEILQIKGQSLLSVGEGESSRGLVTDIKKHVDKALQNIRYAQKELTLKTGSFPVIVTPKAMGNLLTTLESGCNGKLVQKGASPLTNRLGEKILDERITIYDDATIEMGDSSYQCDGEGIPAQRTTLFEKGVLKNYLFDLQTAGIMKTISTGNGSRGFSSQPSPGNTNIIVDPGTMSLEAMIKDIKYGVLVDQVLGGGQSNILAGEFSVNIDLGFLIENGAIVGRVKDCMIAGNVFDIFNAIVAIGEKAEWHGSTKVPPFYFSAISIAGNA; encoded by the coding sequence ATGGGTAAAATAGAAGAAACGGTAATGGCGCTGGCTTTAAAGCAGACGCCCTTTGTTGAAATTATTTATGAGGAAGGGGAATCCCGTTCGGTAAGCTTTGAAAATAATAAGCTAAAATATGTAAACACAAAATCTATTCGTGGAATCGGTCTCCGGGTTATAAAAGAGGGAAGGATTGGGTTTTCCTGCACCACCGATTTTCGTAAACCTGAGAAACTGGTAACCAACGCAATAGAGAGTTCTCAATTTGGTCAAGAAGCAGCTTTTGAATTTCCTCCGCAAAGTAGCTATCCACAAATAAATCTTTTCGACCGGCAGGTTATAGATTTTCCTATTCATACATGCATAGAAATAGGAAAAGAGGCTATTGAAAAGGCACGGGCAGTGAATTCTGATTACGAATGCAGTGTCGGCATCGGTAAAGGGTTTGAAACAATGAGACTTATAAACTCAAATGGACTAGATTATTCTGCGACAACCACTTCATTTGGTTTTGGCATAGAAATATTACAGATAAAAGGACAAAGTTTGCTTTCTGTTGGTGAGGGAGAAAGCTCCAGGGGTTTGGTAACAGATATAAAGAAACACGTAGATAAGGCATTGCAGAACATAAGATATGCGCAAAAGGAACTTACGCTGAAAACAGGTTCTTTTCCCGTAATAGTGACGCCCAAGGCTATGGGAAACTTGCTCACAACCCTTGAATCTGGTTGCAATGGTAAATTGGTGCAAAAAGGGGCCTCGCCCCTTACAAACAGGTTAGGTGAAAAGATTCTCGACGAGAGGATTACTATCTATGACGACGCTACCATCGAAATGGGAGATTCCAGTTACCAATGCGACGGAGAAGGGATACCGGCGCAACGCACCACATTGTTTGAAAAAGGCGTCTTAAAAAATTATCTGTTTGACTTACAGACAGCAGGTATCATGAAAACAATATCCACGGGAAATGGCTCCCGCGGCTTTTCTTCACAGCCTTCTCCCGGAAACACAAACATAATTGTTGATCCGGGAACCATGTCACTTGAAGCCATGATAAAAGATATTAAATATGGTGTGCTGGTAGATCAAGTGCTTGGTGGTGGCCAAAGTAATATTCTTGCGGGAGAATTTTCCGTAAACATAGACCTCGGCTTCCTGATTGAAAATGGGGCAATAGTAGGCAGGGTAAAGGATTGTATGATTGCGGGAAATGTTTTTGATATATTTAATGCTATTGTGGCGATCGGTGAGAAGGCAGAATGGCATGGATCAACAAAGGTACCACCTTTTTACTTTTCGGCAATAAGTATTGCCGGAAATGCATAA
- a CDS encoding PilT/PilU family type 4a pilus ATPase yields the protein MDIKALLKEMVHIDASDIYITVDLPPVYRTEGKNTPFGDKKLTEEDTRRLAEMTMNEKQKAEFYEKLEMNLALYYPELGRFRVNIFFQKRYIGMVIRQIKIEIQTIDDLRLPQIFKDIVMTKRGLVLVVGGTGSGKSTSLAAMVDYRNTNSSGHIITIEDPVEFIHPHKGSVITQREVGIDSLSFHDALKNTLRQAPDVILVGEIRDLETMESAITFAETGHLCLGTLHSNNANQAIERVINFFPPERHEQVYLLLSLNLRSIISQRLIPAKDEMRIAAFEVMLDTPRIKDLILKKEIGLLKETMAKGKAEGMQTFDQSLFNLYKDGMISYENAIAYADSANDLRLQIKTSGLREDNAEKTSRFTLKQ from the coding sequence ATGGACATTAAAGCGCTATTAAAAGAAATGGTTCACATTGATGCCTCTGACATTTACATTACCGTTGATCTTCCCCCCGTCTACCGAACAGAGGGGAAAAACACTCCGTTTGGAGATAAAAAATTAACGGAAGAAGACACTCGAAGGCTTGCGGAAATGACGATGAATGAAAAACAAAAGGCGGAATTTTATGAAAAACTGGAAATGAATCTTGCCTTATATTATCCGGAATTGGGTAGATTTCGAGTTAATATTTTCTTTCAGAAAAGATACATCGGTATGGTTATTCGGCAGATAAAAATTGAAATCCAGACGATCGACGACCTGCGTCTTCCTCAAATTTTCAAAGATATCGTTATGACAAAAAGAGGTTTGGTCCTTGTCGTGGGCGGCACTGGTTCCGGTAAGTCCACCTCCCTTGCCGCAATGGTCGATTACAGAAATACGAACAGCTCAGGACATATCATTACCATTGAGGATCCCGTGGAATTTATTCATCCTCACAAAGGTTCTGTAATAACCCAGAGAGAAGTCGGGATTGATAGTCTGTCGTTTCATGACGCGTTGAAAAATACGCTTCGTCAGGCTCCTGATGTCATTCTTGTGGGTGAAATCCGTGATCTTGAGACGATGGAATCCGCCATTACTTTTGCGGAAACAGGACATCTTTGTTTGGGCACTCTTCACTCAAACAACGCAAATCAGGCCATAGAACGCGTGATAAATTTCTTTCCTCCGGAACGCCATGAGCAAGTATACCTGTTGCTTTCCCTTAATTTACGTTCGATCATTTCACAGCGGTTGATACCTGCAAAGGATGAAATGAGAATAGCAGCCTTTGAAGTAATGCTTGACACTCCGAGAATAAAAGATCTTATCCTCAAAAAAGAAATCGGGTTGTTAAAAGAAACTATGGCTAAAGGGAAGGCTGAGGGTATGCAGACCTTCGACCAATCATTGTTTAACCTTTACAAAGACGGCATGATCAGCTATGAAAACGCTATTGCATATGCGGATAGCGCCAATGATCTACGCCTACAGATCAAGACTTCAGGTCTCAGGGAAGATAATGCGGAAAAAACTTCGCGTTTTACCTTAAAACAATAA